One genomic region from Acidobacteriota bacterium encodes:
- a CDS encoding C25 family cysteine peptidase, translated as MRRHLFPNLSAGPERITVARRRPTRSPLAGHHAPGPESNPGGRKRTITLGGVFPSLIVPALILILAFPASGETAKLSLEYFSERPRVETVTRAGQVFHRVTMPQAQPCGNPGQPALPARAARILLPPGTDAADIEVEPGEAVLVGSGFTVEPVPHPVRLSRPLQGITLPLTDSTVYSLDIAWPQAPYEATGTYSFRGYRILILKLQPVQWVPSTGELYYFPQMSVVVNTTGSGTLNPLLRDRVDDVSEVRDRVDNPEALSYHQTGLQGAGSVDLLILTTSEMAPAFQELKIFHDTTGVPTEIRTIDEVGSTDPSAIRDYIRDRYLSDGIQYVLIGADDDVLPAVDLYAEAVAIGDPGCCQEYRMPADLYFGCLDGTYNFDGDSLWGEPNDGEGGGDVDLMAEVYVGRAPVDDTAEARRFVDKTIKYVTCLTPYLADALLPGEWIGHGGDGDWGANFLDELVDSCTANGYSTIGIPSSSYEIDKLYDLTWPDPSEPGWPVSEIVERINRGVHLISHYGHCNPDICMKMTRETVMQQLTNVHHPFLYSIGCHAGAFDYFCDFAPWLQDCLECNGEYLTIKTDHGAFAAILNARYGWGGHETTDGPSQRFAREFWDAVYNPLEAKTELGRANQDSKEDNLFRINENAMRWCYYELNLFGDPTVSIRDAYICDDRDNDHECNEFDNCPNVSNPHQEDADGDGVGDACDTCTDTDGDGYGDPGYPAATCEEDNCPSMANPGQADADGDGVGDSCDNCSGAYNPGQTDLDGDGIGDSCDVCTDPDGDGLGSPGFPATTCPPDNCPAVYNPGQDDADGDGIGDSCDTCTDKDADGFGDPGFALNTCPVDNCPEDYNPDQDDADNDGTGDACCCTGLTGNIDADPQDVTDIGDLTRLIGYLFIAGDPLPCPAEANTNGDSPGDIDIGDLTVLIDFLFISATPLSPCP; from the coding sequence ATGCGCAGGCACTTATTCCCGAATCTCTCCGCAGGTCCTGAACGGATTACGGTGGCGCGGCGCAGGCCCACCCGATCGCCCCTGGCGGGTCACCACGCCCCTGGACCGGAATCAAACCCCGGGGGCAGGAAACGGACAATCACGCTCGGCGGAGTGTTTCCCTCCCTGATCGTTCCTGCTCTCATACTAATCCTGGCATTTCCGGCCAGTGGCGAGACGGCAAAGCTGTCGCTGGAGTACTTCTCGGAACGACCGCGTGTTGAGACCGTCACCCGGGCCGGGCAGGTATTTCACAGAGTCACCATGCCACAGGCACAGCCCTGCGGCAACCCGGGACAACCCGCGCTTCCTGCCCGGGCCGCGCGGATTTTGCTGCCGCCGGGCACCGACGCAGCGGACATCGAAGTCGAGCCGGGCGAGGCAGTACTGGTCGGCAGCGGCTTTACCGTTGAACCCGTACCTCATCCCGTAAGGCTCTCACGGCCCCTTCAGGGGATCACTCTGCCCCTGACAGATAGCACCGTCTACTCTCTCGACATTGCCTGGCCGCAAGCACCCTATGAAGCAACAGGCACCTACAGCTTCCGAGGCTATCGAATCCTGATACTGAAACTCCAGCCGGTCCAGTGGGTCCCGTCAACCGGCGAGCTTTACTACTTCCCTCAGATGAGCGTAGTCGTCAATACCACGGGCAGCGGCACGCTGAACCCGTTGTTACGGGATCGAGTGGATGACGTCTCCGAAGTCCGTGACAGAGTGGACAATCCGGAAGCACTGAGCTATCACCAGACCGGACTGCAAGGGGCGGGCAGTGTCGATCTGCTCATACTCACCACCTCCGAAATGGCGCCCGCCTTTCAGGAGTTGAAGATCTTTCATGACACCACCGGCGTGCCGACGGAGATACGCACCATCGATGAGGTGGGAAGCACGGACCCTTCGGCGATACGCGACTATATCAGGGACCGGTATCTCAGCGACGGCATCCAGTACGTGCTGATCGGTGCTGATGACGATGTCCTGCCGGCGGTGGACCTGTACGCCGAGGCGGTAGCCATTGGCGACCCGGGGTGCTGTCAGGAATATCGTATGCCGGCTGACCTGTACTTCGGGTGTCTGGACGGCACGTACAACTTCGACGGCGACTCTCTCTGGGGGGAGCCGAACGACGGCGAAGGCGGCGGAGATGTTGACCTCATGGCCGAAGTGTACGTGGGCCGGGCGCCGGTCGACGATACCGCCGAGGCCAGGCGATTTGTCGACAAAACCATCAAGTACGTTACCTGCCTGACCCCCTACCTGGCCGACGCGCTCCTGCCCGGCGAGTGGATAGGCCACGGCGGTGACGGAGACTGGGGCGCGAATTTTCTCGACGAACTTGTGGACAGTTGCACCGCCAACGGATACTCGACAATCGGCATTCCGTCATCCAGCTATGAGATCGACAAACTGTACGACTTGACGTGGCCCGATCCGTCGGAACCGGGATGGCCGGTCTCGGAGATCGTGGAACGTATCAATCGCGGAGTACATCTTATCTCCCACTACGGCCACTGCAATCCCGACATATGCATGAAGATGACCAGGGAAACAGTGATGCAGCAGCTCACTAACGTTCACCACCCGTTCCTCTACTCCATCGGTTGTCACGCCGGGGCGTTTGACTATTTCTGTGACTTCGCCCCCTGGCTCCAGGACTGCCTGGAGTGCAACGGAGAGTACCTGACGATCAAGACCGATCACGGCGCCTTCGCGGCGATTTTGAACGCCCGGTACGGCTGGGGGGGACATGAGACGACCGATGGTCCATCCCAGCGCTTTGCCCGGGAGTTCTGGGACGCCGTGTATAACCCGCTGGAGGCGAAGACCGAACTCGGCCGCGCCAACCAGGATTCCAAGGAAGACAATCTCTTCCGAATCAACGAGAATGCCATGCGCTGGTGCTACTATGAACTCAACCTGTTCGGTGATCCGACCGTCTCGATTCGCGATGCGTACATTTGTGATGACCGCGACAACGACCACGAGTGCAATGAATTCGACAACTGCCCGAATGTCAGCAACCCTCACCAGGAAGACGCCGACGGTGACGGGGTCGGTGACGCCTGTGATACCTGCACCGATACCGACGGCGACGGTTACGGTGATCCCGGTTATCCGGCCGCCACGTGCGAGGAAGACAACTGCCCCTCGATGGCCAACCCGGGCCAGGCGGACGCGGACGGCGACGGCGTGGGGGACTCGTGCGACAACTGCTCTGGGGCATATAATCCCGGGCAGACGGACCTTGACGGTGACGGTATTGGAGACAGTTGCGACGTTTGCACCGATCCGGACGGCGACGGCCTCGGCAGTCCCGGTTTTCCTGCCACTACCTGCCCGCCGGACAACTGCCCCGCCGTGTACAATCCGGGCCAGGACGACGCCGACGGCGACGGAATCGGCGACAGTTGTGATACATGCACGGACAAAGACGCGGACGGTTTCGGCGACCCGGGTTTTGCCCTGAACACCTGCCCGGTGGACAACTGTCCGGAGGACTACAATCCGGACCAGGATGACGCCGACAACGACGGGACCGGGGATGCCTGCTGCTGCACCGGACTGACGGGCAATATCGATGCCGATCCGCAGGATGTGACCGACATCGGTGACCTGACGCGCCTGATCGGCTACCTGTTCATCGCCGGAGATCCTCTCCCCTGCCCCGCCGAGGCCAACACGAACGGTGATTCGCCGGGCGATATTGACATTGGTGACTTGACCGTGCTTATCGACTTTCTGTTTATCAGTGCGACCCCGCTTTCGCCGTGCCCCTAG